TATGACATATTCCATTAAAAGAAGCCCGTTCTCAACTAACTCATCTACATGCTTTTGGAAGGAAAGCCTATCATAAATCTAGACGCCCAGATATGTATAAGCGGTGACACGATCAATGAGGGAACCATCCAATGTATGTATGCATAAATCATCAGACACATTTTTGTGATTTGAAAAAGTCCATATACTTGGTTTTACCTGCATTACGTATCAATTTCAATTCAACGAAGGTTACAAGTGTCATTATCAACACATCCTCCACATAATTTTTTTTGTACACAACAGACATCATTCCCCAATACAATACATCCTCCCCAATCACATTTGATGTATTTATGTTGATGTAAATACTGCCAACTAGTGGGGAAAATGGCTGAGACAGGATGTGTTATATTGAGTTTTTCTAGCACTTAAAATGCCTGGACTGCCTTGTTACTTGTGGGTTTCTCCATAAATGCATCTTGAAGAAGAAGAGTAATATTTCACCTGCGGGTTACTCCTCAGATGCTCCTTGCAGAGGGGGCACGCGAGGTCATTCAAGTGGAGGTTGCGGCCCAGGCAGGACTGGCAGAAGCTGTGGCCACAGTGGGTGGTGACGGGGTTTTCAAACAGGTCCAGACAAATAGAGCAGTAGAGATGGTGCTTGATCAGAATAGGAGTGTCCATGTTGACGGAGTGTAAGGAAGACGAGGCCATGTCTGGAGCTGGAGTCCTTTAACCTGTCAATATCAAATATTTCAGAGAGTGTTTGTTGTCTGCAATTTGGATCTTCAGTTGATTGGACTGTTGGAGTCAGACTGTTGGAGGCTGGATCTTCAGTTGAAATTGGGGTTGTTGGAGATACACTATTTATCAATAATACCCTGCTGAAAAACACCCAGCATTGACCAGCTGATCATGCTGGTAGCAAGCGGATTCTTGTGACTTCACTGTGTTTTAGACAATGATGACCAGCATATGCTGGTGATGCTGGTAGATggtagtttagaaaaatgtatgttatttatcgtTGTGTAGCACAAGAcgaattaattaattaatcaataTACATATAAaaacagatattgaaacaaacaattaaaaaaaaatctagctccgaaagagcatgctgggaaatatgagaATGATAGGTGTGGTTTtgccagctagaccatgctggtcgcTTGGAatccaaaccggctgcgcgcgtgcgccatcgtgcataaatgtattttgtcccccacaccaaacgcgatcacgactcattttaaaatatcaaaacaaactctgaaccaattatattaattaggcgacaggtcgaaaagcattaaacatttgtGGCAAttcagctagttagcttgcacttgctagctaatttgtcctgggatataaacattgagctgttattttacctgaaatgcacaaggtcctctactccgccatTTAATcaacacataaaacggtcaaccgaatcgtttctagtcatctctcttccttccaggctttttccttctcttgactttatattgcgattggcaactttcataaattaggtgcattaccgccactgacatcgttgtctttcagtcacccacatgggtctaaccaatgaggagatggcacgtggtaCCTGCTTCtacaaaccaatgaggagatgggagaggcaggacttgtgGGTGTGGGTGCatttattgaataacatagatttctaaatttattttgcacgcgacgcgagcggtgtggttggttcagagtttgttttgatattttaacctgcgtgtcgtgatcgcgtttggtgtggggggacaaaatacatttatgcacgatggcgcatgcgcacagccggtttgggttctatgttacaggctgaccacaccgctcgtgtcacgtgcgcgagcgttgcaaaataaatgtaaaaatctatgttattaaattattgcacccacactgctcgcgcgcgctaacgagcgtctgcgttgccaagggctaaaatagaaatcagttctatttctgacgcagatcgcgctgcaagtcctgcctcttccatctcctcattggtttatagaagcgggtacccacgtgccatctcctcattggttatacccacgtgggagACTGAAAGATGAACGATGTCAGTgtcggtaatgcacctaatttatggaAGTTGCCattcgcaatataaagtcaagagaagaaaaatcctggaaggaagagagataactagaaatgattcggtttaccattttatgtgtggattaaatggcggagtagaggaccttgtgcctttcaggtaaaataacaactcaatgtttatatcccaggacaaattagctagcaagtgcaagctaactagctaaattgccataaatgtttaatgcttttcgacctgtccccaaattaatataattggttcagagtttgtttttatattttaacctgcgtgtcgtgatcgcgtttggtgtggggggagaaaataaaattatgcacgatggcgcactcgcgcagccggtttgggttccgtgttagaccATGCTGGACCAGTATAGACCCACATGGACCAGCATCACCAGCCTAAACTTGTCACCAGCATACCAGCTTGACCAGCTAGTCGACCAGCCTAACCAGCTAGATGATGCTGGTCGGCCAGCATAAGCAGTTAGAACATGCTGGTCATACCAGCTTGAACAGCATCAGAACAGCATGGACCAGCATAGACCATCTTGAAACTTAGTCGGGTATATGCTGTTTTTTTCAGCAGGGTAAGTATTCATCATTCACTGAGACTAAAAGCATATCAGCGACGTCATCTCTTTCCAATGTGAGCTCTCAAGTTTTGATGAAAGGAAGGAGTTTATGTACATTCTTGGTCTTACTTTTAACTACCCACAAGTCACAATTTTGGAGATTCTGGAAGGTAGTGCACCACTGAATTACAGTGAATTACTGCCCTCTGGTGGTAGGAGTAAGGTAAACTCTAGAGTACATTGTCTATTGAAGGTATTTGAATTAGCCAAATGAgagtgagcagtgagcacacagaCATGTGGGTTTGCCCACAGATGGTCTGACTGGCACACCTAGGTAATGAGACAAGCCCGAAGGCACTTGTGTACCTACAGTAACTTCCGTATCACAATAATCAGAACACAATAAAGAATAAAACAACCACAAACAGGAAACATAATAACAGTATATGATAGAAGTGTACTTTTTTATATGTTTTGACTATATTTTAAGGAGTTATTAAATAAGGGAAATTGTGGACTGGActtgatacagaaatgagaaaaACATTGAAGTGATTATTGTAATGGGTCAAAATGTACAATAAGTATACCTATGGTACAGTACCTTATTTCATCTCATTTATTACATGTATAAGCATTGTACATGTCAATCATACTTACATTGTACATCATCAACCAACAACAATCAATTACAAATGACATGTATACCTAATTTCTTGACAGTAGCATGATGTACACTTAAAAGTAATACAATCTGTTAtatatgcaacaacaacaaaaatattgcCAGTACCTTTCAGATGATGTGAACTTCCTTCACTCTGGGCTCATATGGGCATCCTTTACTTTGTCACGTTCTTTTTCTCCCTCGAGTTTCATTTCAGCTAAAATAATGACCAGTTCCCTTTCCGTGAAGGAGGTATGTCTTCATCGGTAGTAGACTTGGCCTATGCATGTCTGTGTGGAAAacctgtttatgtgtgtgtttcagaggagTCTGGTGGGAGGAgcacgggctcattgtaatgcctGCAATGGAgttaaatggaacggtatcaaacacaaacatatggaaaccacgtttgactcgattccatgtattccattccagccattacagtgagcccgtcctcctatagctactTCCATCAGTTTCCTCTGTTTCTTTTACTTGAGAATTGAAAGTCAAACACCTTTCCATTAGGTTAACGACAGGCTACACTATTTACTTAATCCAATGACAAACTCTGCAAAAATGCACAATCACAAATTGGTACAACCCTGCATAATACTTGATTTATACTTTCTCTGGCACAGTACTAAACATTTTGAATAAATTATAAgataaatgatatatatatatatatttgaataaATCACATTCACTTTTACTCTGGTCAAATTGTAACAAGACATAAATAATCAACCATGACTGTACACTGTGGATAGGATAGGCACAATGATGAACTCGACATAAACATAAACGATACCCATTAAAGTCGCACTTCCTTTGGTAAAAAAGTCAAGGTCACAATAAATAAATAGTTCCCGATATTTCTCATTGTAAAAATCACTTGAGGACAGACAAAAAGGTTGAATCACGTTAAACAATCAAAAATGTTCCTGAGTAAAAAGACATGTCTTATTTTAGAGGAGGCTCAATGTAGTTTTCTACTATCTTTTGAGGATATTTCTAGTTTCTCCTGTAGTTCTTGGATCAGGGACTTGATGATGTGTGACCAATCCTTGTAGTGTAGAGGAGTGGACAGTGATGGAAATCTCTATATGTAGAGGGGGGAAACCCGTCAAAAAGAGTAACAACTTGTTGTTTGGGCTTGTTTGTGTTGTGAAATTAAATCTCTATATATATGTTGGCCAAAAATGTTAACATTTGATTTATAAAGACAGGAAATGGGGACACTGACTTGTAGAAGGGTGAGGTGGTCCTCAGTGTGTGAGAGCTGCTCCAGCTCAGTGCttctcctctgtagctcagtgattTCCTGTTCCATCTCTTTGACGAACCCTTCAGCCCGCCTCTCTGCTGCTTTCTGCTTCTCTTCAGTCACTTCAACGAGCTCCACTGACTGTTGGAGGTCCTCCATCTTCTTCAGTCTCTCCTGGATCATCTGCTGAAACTTCATCATGGACTTCTTTAGCTTAACCTGTGGATGAATCAGTGCAATTCAATCAGAAAAACATACAATATCAGTCAACCCTCTAAGTtggaaaaacatttaaaatatctATGGACTCAGTTAAATCAAATCTGCATTTTGGCCTAATGTTTAAAAACCCTGAATTgcttacagtacatactgtatgtacggATGTATGTACAGATTCTTACAGATACAGTATCTCTGAATGTTAGGTGTATGTTTTGTATGTTTATAAAAAATGATGTAATGACTGTGACGGAGAAGTTCGTCACTGGCAGCGGGCAGGATTTGGTCAACTAACACACCCACACTCATCTCCCCATCCCTGCTACGTTAGCAATGTGGGTCGACACAAGTTAAGTTAGCGATCTCAGTTCATTCATTACACACATCATTCTTACCTCCCTTCAGTAACAGTTTGGTATGGTATACAGAATTCGCAGACAAGCTTTCATGTTTAATTTAAGTGATGTTTTTTTGTACTTTTGTACTCAATGTTTTGGATCACCGCTCTACTTGTTTCggtttctctctccgtctctgtagcTTCCGGGTATGCTGGAATAAGGACTAATACAAATGCTGACCCAGTGAGTCCTGTCCTTTGATCTTTTGAGCAATCTGTGTAAATGGCTACAAAATCTTGATACACAGTATCCAGACGTCTCTTATACAAATCAGACAGATCAACACCCTCCTCATCTTCCTATAGTTTCTCCAACACTTCTAGATCAACTACCGGAGGTGGGAGTAGCCGTGGCGGATTGATAGGAAAAGCTACCTTTAGACTAAACTCCCATCCATACAGTCCCATCTCCTTCGCCTGGGTATTACCCATCCACCCAAAGCTTGTGTTCCGTCTTCGCTCATGTTCCCTGCATGCCTGTAAAATCCCTTTCGCAGGATGAGACACCCCTTGTCCCGGTAGGTTGACCCAATAATTAAATTGCCAGCTGCGGTCTCCTAATCTGCAATGGCATATCCCCCATCTCCACCTGTAGTGCAGCCAATGGGGAGGTCTGAAATGTCCCACCACATACTCTTGAGTCCTTGCCCCTGTATGACATCTAGCCTTTCCAATGAGGTGCGGGCTGACGAACCATACGCTATACTGCCATAGTCTATTACAGAtcggatcaatgcaacatacatggttctcgatgaggaacgcccagccccccACACCTTCCCCATCAAACAGCACCTTCTTACACTTCCCCACCACTCTCTCAATGTGTTCTGCCCAGGTCAGTCTCGTGTCAAATTATACCCCAAAGGAACCTAAAAGAAACCGCCCTCTCCAAGTTTTTCCTCATATAACCTCAAGCATACCTCATCTCTCACCTTCCTCCTGGTACAGAACATTAATGCCCACCGCTCTACCTCATCAATTGCTTCCTGTACCTTCCTGACTATGTATGGGGGGGAAAAAATCCTCTCTTCCATAAGGCCCCATCATCTGCAAATAACGACCTCCCAATATCTGGCCGTACCTGAGAGTAAACGTCATTGATCATGATTGAGAACAACAGAGGACTAATCATGCTCCCCTGTGGTGTACCGTTGTCCACCAGGTAGctgcccccaacccctcttttacgctgctgctactctctgtttatcatatatgcatagtcactttaactatacattcatgtacacatgtacacactacCTTAATTggtccgaccaaccagtgctcccgcacattggctaaccgggctatctgcattgtgtcccgccacccaccacccgccaacccctctttacgctactgctactctcttttcatcatatatgcatagtcactttaaccacatctacatgtacatactacctcaatcagcctgactaaccggtctgtatatagcctcgctacttttatagcctcgctactgtttttcactgcctttttactgttgtttttatttctttacttacctattgttcacctaacactttttttgcactattggttagtaagcatttcactgtaaggtctacacctgttgtattcggtgcacgtgacaaataaactttgtttTGATAGAGACTTCCCCAAACTCACCTGGATAGACCTTCCAAACAGGAAATCCTTTATCCAGTTGTATGTTCTTCCTCCTACCCCCATAATATCAAGCTTGATTAACAACCCCTCCTTCCACATCATATCATATGCCTGCTCCACATAAAAAAAAGACAGCTACAAAAGTCTCCTTGTTCACCTGAGACTTCCTGACCTCCGCTTCTAAGCAGAGCACTGGGTCCATAGTTTCCCTACCCTTCCTGAACCCACTCTGATTTGGTAATACTAGCCCCCTGCTCTCCAGGAAGTAAGTTAGGCTCTCCGTAATCAGACGTTCCATAGTCTTACATACATGTGATTTTAAAGCTATTGGCCGATAGGTTGTTGGCCTTGTTGGCTCCTTCCCTAGCTTCCGGATCGGTACCACTACTGCCTCCTTCCAGCTGCCTGGTAGTTtcccctcctcccaccctctgTTGTACAACACCAATACCTTATCCAGTGCCTCATCACTAAGATGGGCCAATATAACATAGCACACCTCATCTTTCCCAGGTGGAGTTAACCCAGCCTTACCTATTGTCCTTTTCATCTCAGCCATGTCAAATGGTGCATTCAACGCATCATTTACATCCTCTCTCCTATCCAGCACTCCAGGAtgctcctctctcgttctctttctccgCCTACCACTCCTCTGCCAAATGTGCCAAGCTATGCTGTCATCTCTGCCTTCTCCTCGTCTGTTACTGCCACATCCTTCCCTctcgtcaacactggataatcctACGCCCTTCTGACCCCACTCATCCTCTTAATCATCCCCCCACAATTTCCCCCCCTCATATCTACCCGTCGCCCTTTCAATGGTGTCACAGAACCAACGTGACCTCTTTGCCTGATGGACAGTTCTCCTCACCGGGGCCTGGGCCTGCTTATACTGAATCAGATGTTGGAAGTTATGTGTCCTTTTCAGTACTCTAAATGCCCTGTTCCTACTCCTCACCAATGCCCCACATTCCTCCATCCACCATGGGACTGCTTTCCTCCTCGTCCTCCCTGAACTCTTAGGTATAGCCTCAGTAGCTGTCCCCACTAAAGCTGTTCTCACCCAATTATTCATACTATCCACATCCCCTCTCACATCCACCCGAGCCATCACCTGCTCACTCAACTCCTGAAACTGATCCCACTTTGTCCTTCCAAACACCCACCTGCCTACTCCATCCACTGACAGCACCTGCTCCCTCCAGCCTACTGTGCATACTATAGGGTAATGCTCACTCCCTACTGTCAACTCCTCCCCATACCTCCCACTCACAGATTCCTGCCATGGCACTAGATACCAGAGTGAGGTCCAAGACAGACTTTTCCCCCCTGGCTCCATCCTGGTCCCTCAGCCATCATTCAGGCACACCAGATTCTCCATCACTTGGCcatttccaccccccccccccccccccattaaaaTCTCCACACCACATGACCTTATTTATATCCTGGCCCTCTACCCTCTCCAGCACTTCCAGGTCCAATATCTGACAAAGATTGTAGTAGTTCACTACCACTAGCACCCCTCATCTCAaccacacctccaccaccacatATTCCTGTTCAATACCTTTGCCTAGCATCCTGTAAGGAAGTCGTTGCTTTATGAAGGTGCCCCCTCCCCACATCTCTGTCCCTACGAACCACTACATATCCCTGTATGATAAACTCCACAGTACATTTGAGCCATGTTTCCTGCACACAAATCACATCAGGCATGTCTACAATGAACTGCTTGAACTCCTGCCCATTAGCCAACAGGCTTTGAGCATTCCATTGTAGTACTACCACAATAACTAAGACCCAGTAATACATGACTCCATGACCTGAACTACGGCAATCGGGCTGGCTTTGTAGTGCCAGCCCGATTCATGTGAATGGGTGTTGAAATGTCAGTAGCTATAGggttatgtaaatgtgttatattGTGATATATTGTATTATGATAAACGAATTGCAAAGGTTCAATGAAGATATTTCTTGATATGTTTAGCTGAGTGGAAAATGTAGGCTTAATTAATTAACGAGTTCGGTATGTTCTGATGGGAGGGGCTTCCCCTACAAAATGAGCCTCTCTTTCAGTTCAAGGGGTGGACCTTTTTCATGAAGCTGTTCATTGAGTACTGGTTAGCTGTCCCCATAATGTATACTTTTGTGGCAGTACTGTTTTCTTTCGGAATCACTATGTAAACAAACACCCTTTGCACGGAAGTGCTTTTGCGGCTCAGCCAGCGTTTTATTTGGTAGAGTTTAAGTTAAATATAGGTTTGAGTTAAGGTTTTTcagtttagccttctggcctactctacGTGACAGACTTGGTACATACAACTGTTGAATGAATGCAATGTGAAAACTCAACATGCTAACTATAATTTTCCACAAAAAAACGTATTAATGTATTTGCCTTGCCTTCTTTTTTGTTGCTTCCATGGCGATGGTGACCACCCGATGACCCCTGTGATCAGTCTGGACACACATAGCACAGACGCAGGTCTGATCGCTCCGACAAAACCTGGCCAACCTCCTCCCGTGGAGTCTACAGACAGGCTCATCCAGGTTCTTCCACACAGTGACCAGTGGATGGCGCCCTAGAGCCGAGTCCCTGTAGTGAGGCTCCAGGTGCATCTCACAGTACGAGGCCAGGCACACCAGACATGACTTCACTGCTCTACACCGCTTTTCTGGACAGATATCGCAGGgcacctcacctgctctgagtgcgGCTTGGTTTTCCTCCCACGGGGCAACATTATGTAGGGTTGGCTTCGTTTTTAGCTGTGGCCTGATAGGGGAAATGGTGTAAAAGTGTGTAAAAGTTGTACACACTCTATAGCTATGTACCCATTTTATACACATTCAACTATTGGGAGTTGAGCATTATATTAAGTGTGCAACTTTCTTTttattatatactgtactatttcttcagtcagcacctctcctactgttttgtgtgtgtgtgtcaatttgTGCTTTTTACCTTATGGGGAAACATGTCATACAGAGGGGACACTGGCAGGCACCATGGAGTCTCCAGTACTCCCCGATACAGCCCAAGCAGAAGCGATGGCCACAGGGGATAGAGACTGGACTGGTGAAGTCATCTAGACAGATGCAGCATCGAGGCAGTGCAGACATCCctgagaatagaacagaataaatGGATTTTTCCCGTGGAGGAACTTATTTTTTTGGAGTGAAATCAGGAAATGGTATGGTACATGGGTATAGAAAACAATTTCCGGGATAAATTACTGTTTGGAAGCATATCAGTTGGAGGATATTGGCTACATTTTTATAGTTATTGTACAGATAAATAAAGGAAGGCGGCATCTGGGAATTGACACACTCATACACAGGAGTGCAAGATCACAATGTCATCATAGTGATGGTTATAAAACGCcatggctgagtcccaaatgtcaccctgttccctatgggccctgttcaaatgtagtgcacaataaagggaatagggttccatttaggatgcaTGCAGCCCCATATAAAGAAAAAGTGTTCCCGGGAACTGTGCGTTGTGTAACACTTTATAAATCCTCAGTGTAATCTGAACATTAGTGATAATGCTGCTTCCTCTGTGACTTGGAACAGAGATAGTTAACCCATTAGTGACTAGAGGCCATTGTACAGTAAACTGTCCATAGCCATTCATACAAACAAAACATACCACAGAACCGCTGAGACTCTTGAGACTACTTTAATAGTAACACTTTTTGGGCAGGTTTCCCGAACACAGATTAAACCGAGTCCTGGACTAAGTAGTACTTTTAATGGAGAATCTCCACAGAACATTTATTTTAGTTCTGAACTAGGCTTCAAAAAAGGCACAGCATCATCAACCACAATAGAACCAAATGACCACATACACATGTTAGATTGACAGCTTACTTTTATCAACTGTTCCTCCACCTCTGGCTCTAACTCCTTCTACAGGCACACACAGCATGACACCACAGTGTAGAAAAACATAAAATGAAAAGTACTTTCATTTATTAATACTAGTGATATTCATCTAATAATATAAATTATCCAAAACTCATTTTACCTACCAGCTCTGTACCAAGGATGACGAATTGTCAAGTCAGGTCCTAGGCCTACAGTGGCACAAGTGTGTATGTGCTATAAACTAGTGCTCTCACAAGGCGAGGGTACGCCTTGTCACTGCTGGTAAAGGGGAGGTACATTTGGACTCTGAACGAGCAGTATTGCAGCATCCTTATCCCACATTCTTATAAACATGTTCTTGTAAACATTCCCTAAAGTGGAGTTGTTCCTTCCTTGTTCACTCTAATCAGTTGTACTTTACCCTCTTGCAAATCTTACATAtacaaatttttttttaaagtaaataaggcatcaTTTCACACACATGTGATCTCAGCAGTGACAACTTGTAATTCCTTTCTAACCTTTATCATTGCTTGTTATGAGGAAACTAACCTCTGCCGAGTCACCAACAACTGGATTTTCCGGGTTTTGTACAGGATCTAGTTTCATGCGTTTCTCTTAcgtctgctacgttaggttatgaGGAAACAGATTCTACACCTCCGGAtttcaatatactgtataagaGGAAATTAGTAAGGTGTGCCACGTCCTTTAATTTTGTGTGATATTGAGTTAACACCTTTTATGGTGTCTGTATCTTCACTTCGCAGTACTAGATAGAGCTCTCAACCTGTATTTGTACTTCTTTATCCAATCTATGAAAATGACCAACGTCTCAGACTTCTTTATCATGCTGTAGAGTTAAACACAAGGGTAAAGATTCCCGGCGGAGAACATGCCAAAGAATAAGTAGATGTGTGACTTTTCCAGCACGTCataaaaaagacacctgtcctTTCTcgtaatccacacacacacacacacacacaccgaatcTTCTCGGCTTGGGGTTCAGGTAGGTGGTGGTAAGTCTTTTTGACCGCCTTCTTCCGGTTGACAGTCTTCTTGGAAACCCCAACTCTTCTTGGAAACTCCAACTTCCCGCCTCCCAGCAACGGCGTCTAGAGTTGAAGCCCTTCTCTCCCAAGACCGCTGAGTTGTTAGTCAAAACCTTTTGGGTTGTCAGACACAGTCTGGGATATTTTGGTTTACTTTATTCGTGTCTTTCCTGGATGATCTAATGCACCTCTGCCTTCGTGGACCTATGGTCAACCTGTGGGAAATGCATGTAAATTATGCACGAAGACAACTGTTAGAGGGTTGAATTTCTTGCTTTATGCTTGGTTTCAATTCTCATTCGGAAATGCGACTGAGAACGAGATTTGGGTTTTGGAGGCATTCTTCGATGTGGGAAGCGCTTGTACTTTCACTCTACCAATACACtacacagttacagtcactcaTCCTTCCAGATAACTTGAACAAGTCTAACCAGGTCTTGTATCTGGAAGGAGTTTagactagctagcaagctagccaactttttTCGCCAGTTTCAGCCGGCCGCTGTGCAACCATGGCAAAGTTGGTTTCACTTTGGATAGCCTGTCTCTGGGGCTAGTTAGAAACGGACAATAAATTACACAGTGTAAATGGGATAATATTTTCACATCTTTTTGTTGTCTCAAATGCTTTCAACATTTGTATATGCATTTCTACAACTTATAGATGGTTTGGGGTTTTTAAGCAATTGACATTTGGAGCTATTggcatttattatttttttaaaccatgGGCATTATGATCAGATGGGGTGCAGCTGTGCCCCCAGCTGTGGGCAGGTTTGAAATAAACCCAACCTAAGGAAAACTGTTATGGTCCCCTTCATTCTGTGACATATAAGTTATTCCTAATCATTTTACAAATCTCCGTTTTGGATGAGATTGACTTTGttaccaaaattatcctatttacactttgtagtcaattttaaTACTAGAATGTTTGACTAACATTGATGCAACATATGCCGTTTTCTACCAGATAACTTGTTTTTTGCCTTCATTTTATCTTTAAGGAGAGATCTAGAAAATAATGATTGAATAAATCTAATACATTTCTTACCTTTTGTTTGACTCCCTCCTCAATGGGCACGGTATTGTAACACTTGTGGTCTGTCTCAGTacacaaaacatacacacacagttctgGCCACTCCTACAGAAAAGCTCCAGGAGTCTTTCATGCTTCTTACACATCCTGTTCTCCACAGGGTCAATCAGCTCGTGTCTCTTCAGAGTCACCACTCTCTGATGAGGCTCCAGGTGAATCTCACAGTAAGAGGTCAGACACGCCAGGCAGGACTTAGGGGCCTTGAGCTTCCTTGTAGTACAAACATCAC
This is a stretch of genomic DNA from Salvelinus alpinus chromosome 11, SLU_Salpinus.1, whole genome shotgun sequence. It encodes these proteins:
- the LOC139534342 gene encoding E3 ubiquitin-protein ligase TRIM47-like, with protein sequence MSALPRCCICLDDFTSPVSIPCGHRFCLGCIGEYWRLHGACQCPLCMTCFPIRPQLKTKPTLHNVAPWEENQAALRAGEVPCDICPEKRCRAVKSCLVCLASYCEMHLEPHYRDSALGRHPLVTVWKNLDEPVCRLHGRRLARFCRSDQTCVCAMCVQTDHRGHRVVTIAMEATKKKVKLKKSMMKFQQMIQERLKKMEDLQQSVELVEVTEEKQKAAERRAEGFVKEMEQEITELQRRSTELEQLSHTEDHLTLLQRFPSLSTPLHYKDWSHIIKSLIQELQEKLEISSKDSRKLH